Proteins co-encoded in one Drosophila willistoni isolate 14030-0811.24 unplaced genomic scaffold, UCI_dwil_1.1 Seg637, whole genome shotgun sequence genomic window:
- the LOC124461769 gene encoding uncharacterized protein LOC124461769 gives MCIRNFINRRGTPREIYSDNGTNFKAAEKIICDKAQTINFNAVQPAFDDIKWKFNPPAAPHMREAWERLVRSVKTVLYAICPARKFTSEGLQSALWEVEFILNSRPLTFVSLDSKDDEAITPNHLLLGSASGYKPVFETTHTVQHMWQAVQEFADQFWRRWVRYTSRFSQARKMVYAETTNTGCPPK, from the coding sequence ATGTGCATCCGAAACTTCATCAATCGGCGCGGGACCCCGAGAGAAATTTACAGCGACAATGGCACTAACTTCAAAGCTGCTGAAAAGATTATCTGTGACAAAGCGCAGACGATCAACTTCAACGCCGTGCAACCGGCGTTCGATgacatcaaatggaaatttaatccaCCAGCCGCTCCTCATATGAGGGAAGCATGGGAGCGACTTGTTCGTTCCGTCAAGACTGTACTCTACGCAATCTGCCCAGCGAGAAAATTCACCAGTGAGGGCCTACAAAGCGCACTCTGGGAAGTGGAATTTATCCTAAATTCCAGACCCCTTACCTTTGTCTCTCTGGACAGCAAAGACGACGAGGCTATCACACCTAACCATCTACTACTAGGATCAGCAAGCGGCTATAAGCCAGTCTTCGAAACCACACACACCGTACAGCACATGTGGCAAGCTGTACAAGAATTCGCCGATCAATTCTGGCGACGATGGGTACGCTATACTTCCAGATTTAGCCAGGCGAGGAAAATGGTTTACGCAGAGACCACCAATACAGGCTGCCCCCCGAAATAG